The Juglans microcarpa x Juglans regia isolate MS1-56 chromosome 8S, Jm3101_v1.0, whole genome shotgun sequence genome has a window encoding:
- the LOC121244252 gene encoding loganic acid O-methyltransferase-like, with amino-acid sequence MEESHAMIGGDGRYSYAKNSNLQKVAADDVKPLIAGAIAENLDIQRVRPIPDIFGVADLGCSVGPNTYFAVKNIIEAVVQKYKSEGCHDSNLPEFQVFFNDHVSNDFNTLFANLPVERQYFAAGVPGSFYHRLFPKASLNFVYSAYALHWLSKAPPEIGDLDSASCNKGRLYYRNAPNEVGQAYSAQFAKDMESFLSARAEELAPGGLMMILMSGRKEGTLPIQSSLGPQYQPLESTLLDLVNEGIISKDKMDSFNMPIYAPSTVEIQTIVFENGCFDIVRLLARNHNFSRMPTAQECRAGFEVIFSKHFGSKNMDQLFDRFSKKIAGMPPLSGDDLIRYSLNIILKRKP; translated from the exons atggAAGAATCACATGCTATGATCGGTGGAGATGGCCGATACAGCTACGCCAAAAATTCTAATCTGCAg AAAGTGGCAGCCGATGATGTCAAACCCCTGATAGCCGGAGCGATTGCTGAAAATCTCGACATTCAACGTGTCCGTCCTATTCCAGACATATTCGGGGTTGCCGATTTAGGCTGTTCTGTTGGACCTAATACATATTTTGCTGTGAAAAACATCATAGAAGCTGTGGTACAAAAGTACAAAAGCGAAGGCTGTCATGATTCTAACCTCCCAGAATTTCAAGTCTTCTTCAATGACCATGTTTCCAATGATTTCAACACTCTCTTTGCCAATCTTCCCGTCGAGAGGCAATACTTCGCCGCGGGAGTTCCGGGATCTTTCTACCATAGATTATTTCCAAAAGCATCTCTAAATTTTGTATACTCTGCATATGCACTCCATTGGCTTTCTAAGGCACCACCGGAGATTGGGGACTTGGATTCAGCTTCATGTAATAAGGGAAGGTTATATTATCGAAATGCACCGAATGAAGTTGGTCAGGCTTATTCAGCTCAGTTTGCTAAAGACATGGAGTCTTTTCTAAGTGCTCGAGCAGAAGAACTTGCTCCTGGAGGATTAATGATGATCTTAATGTCCGGACGTAAGGAGGGGACTCTTCCAATACAATCGTCACTTGGCCCCCAGTACCAGCCCTTGGAATCAACTCTTCTAGATCTGGTCAACGAG GGAATAATAAGCAAAGATAAAATGGACTCTTTCAACATGCCAATCTACGCGCCATCAACGGTGGAGATACAGACTATAGTATTCGAAAATGGATGTTTTGACATTGTGAGATTGCTTGCTCGAAACCACAACTTCAGCCGTATGCCTACTGCACAAGAGTGCAGAGCTGGGTTTGAAGTCATTTTCAGCAAACATTTTGGAAGCAAAAACATGGATCAACTTTTTGATcgattttccaagaaaattgcTGGAATGCCCCCTCTCAGTGGTGACGATTTGATTAGATATAGTTTGAACATCATTCTCAAGCGTAAGCCctga